DNA sequence from the Amycolatopsis sp. Hca4 genome:
GCGGGCAAGTCGGGGGACGAAAGTTACAGCGGAACCGCACTTAGCAGCGTAGTCCTTGATCCGAACGGCGCAACCCCGCCAACGGCCGAACCCCACACCCCCGCACGCGACCCGTATGCACACAAGTCAAACCACCCATCCGGGTGAACGTGCCGGGAACGGCGGACCCGTCCCCGGCACGCACCTCACCCCACGTGGTCGGCGAAGACGTCCGACGGCCCGCTCACCGCCACCGGCCGCGCCACGCCGAAGTACGCCGTCAGCGTCGGACCGGTGGCCGCCAGGCCGGAGTAGTCACCGAGGAAGTAGCCGCCGGCGTCCGGGGCCGTCGTGTAGTCGAACGACGCCGCCGTCAGCTTCGCCTGCCCGTTGACCGCCCAGTTCGCCGGGTTGCCGCAGTCGCTCGTGGCCGCGTGGCAGTGGGCCAGGAAGGCGTCGGTGAGGCCCGGCTGCGCCGGCGTCGCGTTCTGCAGGTCGTAGTAGCTCAGGCCGATCGTGCCGTCGGCGGTGACGCGGATCTGCGGCACGAACGCGGGCGTGTCACCCGGCGACTGGTCGACGCGGATCGTGGCACCCCACGTCAGGCCGCCGTCGGTGGACTGGGCGAAGGCGATCTTCGCCGTGCCGGCCGGGCTGAACCGGGCGTCCTGCCAGACCGCGTACACGTACCCGTTGACCGGGTTGACGGCGAACTCGGGGATCTCGTCGCTGGAGCGGACCGGGTGACCGGCGATCGCCACCGGGGCGACCTGCTGGGTGTCGATGCCGATCGCGCCGGACCACGTCGTCCCGCCGTCGGTGGACCGGATGACCGCCGCGGTCGACGTCGACGAGCCGCGGCAGTGCTGCCCGCCGTGGGTGAACGGGCAGGCGCCGCCCTTGTTGGTGATCAGGTCGAAGCCGTCGATCAGCACCCCGCGTCCCGGGCCGGTGGTGGGCACCACGATCTGGTTGCCGATCGTCTGGTCGTTCTGCCCGGGGTCGAAGACGATCCGGCCGGCGCTCCAGGTCGCGCCCTTGTCGGTGGTGCGGGAGAAGTAGCTCGGGCCGCGGTAGGTGAACGCGTGCGTGTACGCGCTCG
Encoded proteins:
- a CDS encoding sialidase family protein, giving the protein MNPKNVRRIARRSLPPGVAVCTLLAGAGVAVATTFAAGVPVAVPDHPLGGGAACAALVAQQQARGSVNYPASEVEPYVAADPADPRHLVGSAQQDRWNDGGSNGLTNVVSRDGGATWTPAAGQPRFSICAGAPAGSPGYFQRTTDPWVGFSADGRVVYSIADSFNADGPAFGGASAILISRSVDGGDHWETPVVARLDTSTQVLNDKETVTGDPLLPDRAYAVWDQLVSPQSHANPSAYTHAFTYRGPSYFSRTTDKGATWSAGRIVFDPGQNDQTIGNQIVVPTTGPGRGVLIDGFDLITNKGGACPFTHGGQHCRGSSTSTAAVIRSTDGGTTWSGAIGIDTQQVAPVAIAGHPVRSSDEIPEFAVNPVNGYVYAVWQDARFSPAGTAKIAFAQSTDGGLTWGATIRVDQSPGDTPAFVPQIRVTADGTIGLSYYDLQNATPAQPGLTDAFLAHCHAATSDCGNPANWAVNGQAKLTAASFDYTTAPDAGGYFLGDYSGLAATGPTLTAYFGVARPVAVSGPSDVFADHVG